The Achromobacter deleyi genome has a window encoding:
- a CDS encoding Bug family tripartite tricarboxylate transporter substrate binding protein, which translates to MIDLERRRVVAGLGAACAAAMLPSWARAATWPGHAVTFIVPFPAGGPVDTTARFTTQPLGQLWSVPTVVDNKSGAGGIVGAQFAAKAEPDGYNFFFASIHHAVLPSLRNNLSYDISNDFVPVGMAAVFPIVLVVNASLPVNTVSELIAYARKNPGKLSFSSSGTGGGTHLAGELFNAMAEVRIQHVPYRGSAPAMQDLLGGQVQVMFADGPSAVPHLKGGKIRALGVGNPTRSSMLPDVPTIAESGLPGYEAYSWSGVLAPKGTPPDIVKRMNADMVKVLSDPGTAKAMIAAGAEPKPGTPEQFGEFVRDEIVKWRELIKTANIKLE; encoded by the coding sequence GTGATCGATCTTGAACGCCGCCGCGTCGTCGCGGGGCTGGGCGCCGCGTGCGCCGCCGCCATGCTTCCTTCGTGGGCCCGTGCCGCAACCTGGCCTGGCCATGCCGTGACCTTCATCGTGCCCTTTCCCGCGGGTGGGCCGGTGGATACCACCGCCCGCTTCACGACGCAACCGCTGGGGCAGCTCTGGTCGGTGCCCACCGTGGTGGACAACAAGTCTGGCGCAGGCGGCATCGTGGGCGCGCAGTTTGCCGCCAAGGCCGAGCCCGACGGCTACAACTTCTTTTTCGCGTCCATTCATCACGCAGTGCTGCCCAGCCTGCGCAACAACCTCAGCTACGACATCAGCAATGACTTCGTGCCGGTCGGGATGGCGGCGGTCTTTCCGATCGTACTGGTGGTGAACGCCTCGCTGCCGGTGAACACGGTGAGCGAACTGATCGCCTACGCCAGGAAGAACCCCGGCAAGCTGTCGTTCAGCTCGTCCGGCACCGGGGGCGGCACCCATCTGGCAGGCGAACTGTTCAATGCCATGGCCGAGGTGCGCATCCAGCACGTTCCCTATCGCGGCAGCGCACCCGCCATGCAGGACCTGCTGGGCGGCCAGGTGCAGGTGATGTTCGCGGACGGCCCGTCGGCCGTGCCGCATCTGAAGGGCGGCAAGATACGCGCGCTGGGAGTCGGCAACCCCACGCGTTCCAGCATGCTGCCCGATGTGCCGACCATCGCCGAGTCCGGTTTGCCGGGCTATGAAGCGTATTCCTGGAGCGGAGTGCTGGCGCCCAAGGGCACGCCGCCGGATATCGTCAAGCGCATGAACGCCGACATGGTGAAGGTGCTGTCGGACCCCGGCACGGCCAAGGCCATGATCGCGGCGGGCGCCGAGCCCAAGCCCGGCACGCCGGAACAATTCGGCGAATTCGTGCGCGACGAAATCGTGAAGTGGCGGGAGTTGATCAAGACGGCGAACATCAAGCTGGAGTGA
- a CDS encoding LysR substrate-binding domain-containing protein, producing MRHDLTDLRLFLNVGDTLNLTRAAERTFLSLPAASARVKHMEEAFKARLLVRMATGVALTPAGEVLLKHANAVFRQLECLNADLQPYASGLKGRLRLLANTTATNSFLADALSTFLAENPDVDVELEEKISGDIVIAIRAGAGDLGLVAGNIDVEGLDVTPLFRDELTVVTSLSHPLAAQSSAHFVDLVDAYQFVGIHPDSAIQTFLEDIASGLGKRICQRVHVGSFEAVCRMVEAGAGIAVVPRACAARYSRPDALHVLKLEDPWALRDRLLCRQRGRDLPSFAECFIEHVQRAARGQ from the coding sequence ATGAGACATGATCTGACTGACCTGCGTTTGTTTCTGAACGTGGGGGACACACTCAACCTGACACGGGCCGCGGAGCGCACCTTCCTGTCGCTGCCCGCGGCAAGCGCCCGGGTCAAGCACATGGAAGAGGCCTTCAAGGCCCGGCTGCTGGTGCGCATGGCCACGGGCGTCGCGCTGACGCCGGCGGGCGAGGTGCTGCTCAAGCACGCCAATGCCGTCTTCCGGCAGCTCGAATGCCTGAACGCCGATCTGCAGCCCTACGCCAGCGGCTTGAAGGGACGGCTGAGATTGCTGGCCAACACCACGGCCACCAACTCCTTCCTGGCCGACGCGCTGTCCACCTTTCTTGCGGAAAACCCCGACGTGGACGTGGAGCTCGAAGAGAAGATCTCGGGCGACATCGTCATCGCGATCCGGGCGGGCGCCGGGGATCTCGGGCTCGTGGCCGGCAATATCGACGTCGAAGGGCTGGACGTCACGCCCCTGTTCCGGGATGAGCTCACCGTGGTGACATCGCTGAGCCACCCGCTGGCCGCCCAGAGTTCCGCGCATTTCGTGGACCTGGTGGATGCCTATCAATTTGTCGGCATCCATCCCGACAGCGCCATCCAGACCTTCCTGGAAGACATCGCCAGCGGATTGGGAAAGCGCATCTGCCAGCGTGTGCATGTGGGCAGCTTCGAAGCCGTCTGCCGCATGGTGGAGGCGGGCGCGGGCATCGCGGTCGTGCCGCGCGCCTGCGCGGCGCGCTACAGCCGCCCCGACGCCTTGCATGTCCTGAAGCTGGAAGACCCCTGGGCGCTGCGTGACCGCCTGCTGTGCCGTCAGCGTGGCCGTGACCTGCCCAGCTTCGCGGAATGCTTCATCGAGCACGTGCAACGCGCCGCGCGCGGGCAATAG
- a CDS encoding SDR family NAD(P)-dependent oxidoreductase — protein MSGIVSGKVVIVTGAGGGIGRSIALAMAQAGAKVVVNDIGVSLTGEGGAEGPAQAVVKEIAAAGGLAVANTDSVAAYDSASRVVQTAIDAFGRIDAVINNAGNLRDRVFHKMSEEEWRQVIDVHLNGTFFMSRAAAPYFREQESGAFVHMTSTSGLIGNFGQANYAAAKLGIVALSKSIALDMARYNVRSNCIAPFAWSRMTSSIPAETDEEKARVEKLKKMEAGKVAPMAVYLASDAASEITAQIFAVRANEIMLMSQPRPLRTVHHSEGWTPERIAEIAVPAMRKHFYALERSPDVIDWDPI, from the coding sequence ATGAGCGGCATAGTTTCCGGAAAGGTAGTCATCGTTACAGGCGCGGGCGGCGGGATTGGCCGCAGCATTGCGCTGGCCATGGCGCAAGCAGGCGCCAAGGTCGTCGTCAACGACATCGGCGTATCGCTCACGGGCGAAGGCGGCGCGGAAGGCCCGGCGCAAGCCGTGGTGAAGGAAATCGCCGCGGCCGGCGGGCTGGCGGTCGCCAACACCGACAGCGTGGCCGCGTACGACAGCGCCAGCCGCGTCGTGCAGACCGCGATCGACGCGTTCGGCCGGATCGACGCCGTCATCAATAACGCGGGAAACCTGCGCGACCGGGTTTTCCACAAGATGAGCGAAGAGGAATGGCGCCAGGTGATCGACGTGCACCTGAACGGCACGTTCTTCATGAGCCGCGCGGCGGCGCCTTACTTCCGCGAACAGGAGTCCGGCGCCTTCGTGCACATGACATCCACGTCCGGGCTGATCGGCAACTTCGGCCAGGCCAATTACGCGGCCGCCAAGCTGGGCATCGTGGCGCTGTCCAAATCCATCGCCCTGGACATGGCGCGCTACAACGTGCGGTCCAACTGCATCGCGCCGTTCGCCTGGAGCCGCATGACCAGCTCGATTCCGGCGGAGACGGACGAAGAGAAGGCCCGCGTCGAGAAGCTCAAGAAGATGGAAGCCGGCAAGGTCGCCCCCATGGCGGTCTACCTGGCCAGCGACGCGGCCAGCGAAATCACCGCGCAGATCTTCGCCGTGCGCGCCAACGAGATCATGCTGATGAGCCAGCCCAGGCCTTTGCGCACCGTGCACCACAGCGAGGGCTGGACGCCGGAACGCATCGCCGAGATCGCGGTGCCGGCCATGCGCAAGCACTTCTACGCGTTGGAGCGTTCGCCCGACGTGATCGACTGGGATCCCATCTGA
- a CDS encoding MaoC/PaaZ C-terminal domain-containing protein, whose product MPLDYATVKEWRFDDVRQRYDQKDTMLYALGIGLGQDPEDAGQLRYVYEKDLQAFPTMSVILGYPGFWVSDPRTGVDWVKVVHGEQRLTLHAPLPVSGVVTGKTRNTHVVDKGADKGAIIVTERTLHDEDGACLATLRQSTFCRGDGGFGQGDASPEPLPAAPDGDPELRCELRIPPSAALLYRLNADRNPLHADPEIARQAGYPRPILHGLCSYGVAAHAIVKTFCDYDAARLTSLNTRFSAPVYPGETLQCDMWRTPDGQIRFIARAKERGVVVMSHGTATVQS is encoded by the coding sequence ATGCCGTTGGACTATGCAACCGTGAAGGAATGGCGCTTTGACGACGTGCGTCAGCGCTATGACCAGAAAGACACCATGCTGTATGCGCTGGGCATCGGCCTGGGGCAAGACCCCGAAGACGCGGGCCAGCTGCGCTACGTGTACGAAAAGGACCTGCAGGCGTTTCCGACGATGAGCGTGATCCTCGGCTATCCGGGCTTCTGGGTCAGCGACCCGCGCACCGGCGTCGACTGGGTGAAGGTGGTGCATGGCGAGCAGCGGCTGACGCTGCATGCGCCCCTGCCCGTCTCGGGCGTGGTCACCGGCAAGACGCGCAACACGCACGTGGTCGACAAGGGCGCGGACAAGGGCGCCATCATCGTCACCGAACGCACGCTGCACGATGAAGACGGCGCGTGCCTGGCCACCTTGCGGCAAAGCACCTTCTGCCGCGGCGACGGCGGCTTCGGCCAAGGCGACGCCAGTCCGGAGCCCCTGCCCGCCGCGCCCGATGGCGACCCCGAACTGCGCTGCGAGCTGCGCATACCGCCCAGCGCCGCGCTGCTCTACCGGCTGAACGCGGACCGCAATCCGCTGCACGCCGATCCCGAGATCGCGCGCCAGGCGGGCTACCCGCGCCCCATTCTGCACGGGCTGTGTTCGTACGGCGTGGCGGCCCACGCCATCGTCAAGACGTTCTGCGACTACGACGCCGCGCGCCTCACCAGCCTGAACACGCGCTTCTCCGCGCCCGTGTATCCCGGCGAAACCCTGCAATGCGACATGTGGCGCACGCCGGACGGCCAGATCCGCTTCATTGCGCGCGCCAAGGAGCGCGGCGTCGTCGTCATGAGCCACGGCACCGCCACGGTGCAATCATGA
- a CDS encoding CaiB/BaiF CoA transferase family protein has protein sequence MTRPPPLDGIRVLDLSRILAGPWCTQNLADLGADVIKIERPRVGDDTRAWGPPFLKDGDGQDTNESAYYLSANRNKRSVEADMATPEGAALIRELAAVSDILVENFKVGGLARYGLDYQSLKEINPRLIYCSVTGFGQDGPFAQRPGYDFMIQGMGGLMSITGERDDLPGGGPQKAGVAVTDIVTGMYATVAVLAALQERHRSGLGQHLDIALLDSHVALLANQNSNYFNSGVAPTRAGNAHQNVVPYQVFAASDGHLIVATGNESQYRAYCRAIGAPELGDDPRFATNRLRVTNREVLIGILAAIMRESPRDDWIARLEAVGVPCGPINDIAQAFAHPQAHARQLRRDMPHPSGGTAPVTASPLRFSASPVVYRRAPPLLGEHTEEVLREVLGKSAEAIAAFGK, from the coding sequence ATGACGCGGCCGCCTCCGCTAGACGGCATCCGCGTGCTGGACCTGTCGCGCATCCTGGCCGGGCCGTGGTGCACGCAGAACCTGGCCGACCTGGGCGCCGATGTCATCAAGATCGAACGCCCGCGCGTGGGCGACGACACGCGCGCCTGGGGCCCGCCCTTTCTGAAGGACGGCGACGGGCAGGACACCAACGAATCCGCCTATTACCTCAGCGCCAACCGCAACAAGCGCTCGGTCGAAGCCGACATGGCCACGCCCGAAGGCGCCGCGCTGATCCGCGAACTGGCCGCGGTCAGCGACATCCTGGTCGAGAACTTCAAGGTGGGGGGACTGGCCAGGTACGGGCTGGACTACCAGAGCCTGAAGGAAATCAACCCGCGCCTGATCTACTGCTCGGTCACCGGCTTTGGCCAGGACGGGCCGTTCGCGCAGCGCCCGGGATACGACTTCATGATCCAGGGCATGGGCGGCCTGATGAGCATCACCGGCGAACGCGACGACCTGCCCGGCGGCGGGCCGCAGAAGGCCGGCGTGGCGGTCACCGACATCGTCACCGGCATGTATGCCACCGTGGCGGTGCTGGCGGCCTTGCAGGAACGCCATCGCAGCGGCCTGGGCCAGCACCTGGACATCGCCCTGCTGGACAGCCATGTGGCGCTGCTGGCCAACCAGAACTCAAACTACTTCAACTCTGGCGTCGCGCCCACCCGCGCCGGCAACGCGCATCAGAACGTGGTTCCTTACCAGGTGTTCGCCGCCAGTGACGGCCACCTGATCGTGGCCACGGGCAATGAATCGCAGTACCGCGCCTATTGCCGCGCCATCGGGGCGCCGGAACTAGGAGACGATCCGCGCTTTGCCACCAACCGGCTGCGTGTCACCAATCGCGAAGTGCTGATCGGCATCCTGGCGGCGATCATGCGGGAAAGCCCCCGCGACGACTGGATCGCCAGGCTGGAAGCCGTGGGCGTGCCTTGCGGCCCCATCAACGACATCGCCCAGGCATTCGCGCATCCGCAGGCGCATGCGCGGCAGTTGCGGCGCGACATGCCGCATCCGTCTGGCGGCACGGCCCCGGTCACGGCCAGCCCGCTGCGGTTCTCGGCGTCCCCCGTGGTGTATCGCCGCGCGCCGCCGCTATTGGGCGAACACACCGAGGAAGTGCTGCGTGAAGTGCTGGGCAAGTCGGCGGAGGCGATCGCGGCATTCGGCAAGTGA
- a CDS encoding fumarate hydratase, which produces MSVIIKEEDLIQSIADGIQFISYYHPVDYIRHLARAYEREESPAARDAMAQILTNSRMCAEGKRPLCQDTGIVNVFLKIGMSVRFDTKRTLQELCDEGVRRGYLNPDNPLRASVLDDPLFARKNTRDNTPCILHVELVQGDKVDVQIASKGGGSENKTKFAMLNPSDSLVDWVLKTVPTMGAGWCPPGMLGIGVGGTAEKAMLMAKQSLMEDIDMYELLARGPQNKLEELRIELYEKVNALGIGAQGLGGLTTVLDVKISTFPTHAASKPVAMIPNCAATRHAHFELDGSGPARLDPPSLSEWPEVHWAPDYNKSKQVDLNTLTREEVASWKPGQTLLLSGKMLTGRDAAHKRIQDMLAKGEPLPVDFTNRVIYYVGPVDPVGDEVVGPAGPTTATRMDKFTDMMLEKTGLISMIGKSERGPVAIEAIKKHGSAYLMAVGGAAYLVSKAIRGAKVLGFADLGMEAIYEFDVKDMPVTVAVDAQGTSVHTTGPKEWQAKIGKIPVAVA; this is translated from the coding sequence ATGTCCGTCATCATTAAAGAAGAAGACCTCATCCAGTCGATAGCCGATGGCATTCAGTTCATCAGCTACTACCACCCCGTCGACTACATCCGCCACCTGGCGCGCGCCTACGAGCGCGAGGAAAGCCCGGCCGCGCGCGACGCGATGGCGCAGATCCTGACCAATTCGCGCATGTGCGCCGAAGGCAAGCGACCGCTGTGCCAGGACACCGGCATCGTCAACGTCTTCCTGAAGATCGGCATGAGCGTGCGCTTCGACACCAAGCGCACCCTGCAGGAACTCTGCGACGAAGGCGTGCGCCGCGGCTACCTGAATCCCGACAATCCCCTGCGTGCTTCCGTGCTGGACGACCCGCTGTTCGCGCGCAAGAACACGCGCGACAACACGCCCTGTATCCTGCACGTCGAACTTGTCCAGGGCGACAAGGTCGACGTGCAGATCGCCTCGAAGGGCGGCGGTTCCGAAAACAAGACCAAGTTCGCCATGCTGAATCCCAGCGATTCGCTGGTGGACTGGGTGCTGAAGACCGTTCCCACGATGGGCGCCGGCTGGTGTCCCCCGGGCATGCTGGGCATCGGCGTCGGCGGCACCGCCGAAAAAGCCATGCTGATGGCCAAGCAGTCGTTGATGGAAGACATCGACATGTACGAACTGCTGGCCCGCGGCCCGCAGAACAAGCTGGAAGAGCTGCGCATCGAGCTGTACGAAAAGGTCAACGCGCTGGGCATCGGCGCGCAGGGCCTGGGCGGCCTGACCACCGTGCTGGACGTCAAGATCAGCACCTTCCCGACGCACGCGGCCTCCAAGCCCGTGGCCATGATCCCGAACTGCGCGGCCACCCGCCATGCGCACTTCGAGCTGGACGGTTCCGGCCCCGCGCGCCTGGATCCGCCGTCGCTGTCCGAATGGCCGGAAGTGCACTGGGCCCCGGACTACAACAAGTCCAAGCAGGTCGACCTGAACACCCTGACCCGCGAAGAAGTCGCCAGCTGGAAGCCGGGCCAGACCCTGCTGCTGTCGGGCAAGATGCTGACCGGCCGCGACGCCGCGCACAAGCGCATCCAGGACATGCTGGCCAAGGGCGAACCGCTGCCCGTGGACTTCACCAACCGCGTGATCTATTACGTGGGGCCGGTGGATCCGGTGGGTGACGAAGTGGTCGGCCCCGCCGGTCCCACCACCGCCACCCGCATGGACAAGTTCACCGACATGATGCTGGAGAAGACCGGCCTGATCTCCATGATCGGCAAGTCCGAGCGCGGCCCGGTCGCCATCGAAGCCATCAAGAAGCACGGTTCGGCCTACCTGATGGCCGTGGGTGGCGCGGCCTACCTGGTGTCCAAGGCAATTCGCGGCGCCAAGGTGCTGGGCTTTGCGGACCTGGGCATGGAAGCCATCTATGAGTTCGACGTGAAGGACATGCCGGTGACCGTGGCGGTGGACGCCCAGGGCACTTCGGTCCACACGACCGGACCCAAGGAATGGCAGGCGAAGATCGGCAAGATCCCGGTTGCCGTCGCCTAA
- a CDS encoding crotonase/enoyl-CoA hydratase family protein, translating into MSDLITVEVTDGIQIITINRPEAKNAINLETAVAMAAALDQLDSRDDVRIGILTGGGGTFSSGMDLKAFAKSGQRPYVEGRGFAGLNERPPKKPLIAAVEGYALAGGCEMALASDLIVAANNAKFGLPEVKRGLVAGAGGLLRLPRRLPYHIAMEVILTGEMLSAERAHAFGLVNRLTEPGGALAGALELARAIVENGPLAVQTAKSIVAQSGDWEQEGMFDRQRPLIAHIFTSADAKEGATAFAEKRKPVWQGK; encoded by the coding sequence ATGTCTGACCTGATCACGGTGGAAGTCACCGACGGCATCCAGATCATCACGATCAACCGTCCCGAGGCCAAGAACGCCATCAATCTGGAAACCGCCGTGGCCATGGCCGCCGCGCTGGACCAGCTGGACAGCCGCGACGACGTCCGCATCGGCATCCTGACGGGTGGCGGCGGCACGTTTTCGTCGGGCATGGACCTGAAGGCTTTCGCCAAGTCGGGTCAGCGTCCGTACGTGGAAGGCCGCGGCTTTGCCGGCCTGAACGAACGGCCGCCCAAGAAGCCGCTGATCGCCGCGGTCGAAGGCTACGCCCTGGCCGGCGGTTGCGAAATGGCGCTGGCTTCCGACCTGATCGTGGCCGCGAACAATGCCAAGTTCGGCCTGCCCGAGGTCAAGCGTGGCCTGGTGGCCGGCGCCGGCGGCCTGCTGCGCCTGCCGCGCCGCCTGCCGTACCACATCGCCATGGAAGTCATCCTGACGGGCGAGATGCTGAGCGCCGAGCGCGCCCACGCCTTCGGCCTGGTCAACCGCCTGACCGAACCCGGCGGCGCCCTGGCCGGCGCGCTGGAACTGGCCCGGGCCATCGTCGAGAACGGCCCGCTGGCGGTTCAGACCGCCAAGAGCATCGTGGCGCAATCCGGCGACTGGGAGCAGGAAGGCATGTTCGACCGCCAGCGCCCGCTGATCGCACATATCTTTACGTCCGCCGACGCCAAGGAAGGCGCCACCGCCTTTGCCGAGAAGCGCAAGCCCGTCTGGCAAGGCAAATAA
- the glyQ gene encoding glycine--tRNA ligase subunit alpha produces MLTFQQIILTLQEYWDKQGCALLQPYDMEVGAGTSHTATFLRAIGPEPWRAAYVQPSRRPKDGRYGENPNRLQHYYQYQVVLKPAPPEILDLYIGSLKALGIDPTQHDIRFVEDDWENPTLGAWGLGWEVWLNGMEVTQFTYFQQVGGLDCTPTTGEITYGLERLAMYLQDVESVYDLVWTEGANGNRVLYRDVFHQNEVEQSTYNFEHSSAEMLFSHFNDYENEAKRLMDVPLALPAYEAALKAAHTFNMLDARGAISVTERAAYIGRIRNLSRAVAQAYYDSRERLGFPMLGRDKAAGEAA; encoded by the coding sequence ATGCTCACCTTTCAGCAAATCATCCTTACGCTCCAGGAATACTGGGACAAGCAGGGTTGCGCCCTGCTGCAACCCTACGACATGGAAGTCGGCGCCGGCACCTCGCATACGGCCACGTTCCTGCGCGCGATCGGCCCGGAGCCCTGGCGCGCCGCCTACGTGCAGCCCTCGCGCCGTCCCAAGGATGGCCGCTACGGCGAAAACCCCAACCGCCTGCAACACTATTACCAGTACCAGGTCGTGCTGAAGCCCGCGCCCCCGGAAATCCTGGATCTCTACATCGGTTCGCTCAAGGCGCTGGGCATCGACCCGACCCAGCACGACATCCGTTTCGTCGAGGACGACTGGGAAAATCCCACGCTGGGCGCCTGGGGCCTGGGCTGGGAAGTCTGGCTGAACGGCATGGAAGTCACGCAGTTCACCTACTTCCAGCAGGTCGGCGGCCTGGATTGCACGCCGACCACCGGCGAAATCACCTACGGCCTGGAACGCCTGGCCATGTACCTGCAGGACGTGGAAAGCGTCTACGACCTGGTCTGGACCGAAGGCGCCAACGGCAACCGCGTGCTGTACCGCGACGTGTTCCACCAGAACGAGGTGGAGCAGTCCACCTACAACTTCGAGCACTCGTCCGCCGAGATGCTGTTCTCGCACTTCAATGACTACGAAAACGAGGCCAAGCGCCTGATGGACGTGCCGCTGGCGCTGCCGGCCTACGAGGCCGCCCTGAAGGCCGCGCACACGTTCAACATGCTGGACGCGCGCGGCGCGATCAGCGTGACCGAGCGCGCCGCCTACATCGGCCGCATCCGCAACCTGTCGCGCGCCGTCGCCCAGGCTTACTACGATTCCCGCGAACGACTGGGCTTTCCCATGCTGGGCCGCGACAAGGCCGCCGGGGAGGCTGCATAA
- the glyS gene encoding glycine--tRNA ligase subunit beta → MTTNIRPLLVELLTEELPPKALQKLGQAYAEGVRATLDRHGLLAEGCAVTAYSTPRRLAVHLSAVLAQAPDQPYAEKLMPVKIGLTEDGKATPALQKKLAAKGLENIDLSTLDRESDGKQDYLVARGTAAGAQLAAGLQEGIDAAIDGLPIPKVMRYQLADGVTTVKFVRPAHGLVALFGADVVPVSALGLSAGRDTLGHRFMSAGPVAFADADSYAATLAEKGRVVASFEGRRDEIQRQLLDHAGRLSATLGDDPEVAALLDEVTALVEHPTVYVGQFEEQFLQVPQECLILTMRLNQKYFPLFDPATGRLTHRFLIVSNMHTDNPVNIVEGNQRVVRPRLADAQFFFETDRKTPLAARVEQLGSIVYHNKLGTQLERVERVRAIARGVAGQLGGDVSAADRAAMLAKADLGSNMVGEFPELQGIMGAYYAAGDGEPDSVVQALRNQYRNRYDAPVTQDTLTAATLFIAERVETLVGIWAIGLAPTGERDPFGLRRAALGLISAFEQLAAGGWLKISQDGPLSLNGLLELAAGTFPAGKIPADTVPEVRTFIYERYRNQLINDFDRNAVEAVIALTPPLHQVAERVRAAAAFAQLPEAASLAAANKRIGNLLKKAEGEIGAVNDGALVEPAEKALAAAVSTLRPKAEAQLAAGDFAGSLSTLAQAREPVDAFFADVMVMAEDPAVRANRLALLSQLHGLMNQVADISRLAQ, encoded by the coding sequence ATGACGACGAACATCCGCCCGCTGCTGGTCGAACTGCTGACCGAAGAACTCCCGCCCAAGGCCCTGCAGAAGCTGGGCCAGGCCTACGCCGAAGGCGTGCGCGCCACCCTGGACCGCCACGGCCTGCTGGCCGAGGGCTGCGCCGTGACCGCGTATTCGACACCGCGCCGCCTGGCCGTGCACCTGTCCGCCGTGCTGGCCCAAGCGCCCGACCAGCCCTACGCCGAAAAGCTGATGCCGGTGAAGATCGGCCTGACCGAAGACGGCAAGGCCACGCCCGCGCTGCAGAAGAAGCTGGCCGCCAAGGGCCTGGAAAACATCGACCTGTCCACGCTGGACCGCGAGTCCGACGGCAAGCAGGACTACCTGGTCGCGCGCGGCACCGCCGCCGGCGCCCAGTTGGCGGCCGGCTTGCAGGAAGGCATCGATGCCGCCATCGACGGCCTGCCCATCCCCAAGGTCATGCGCTACCAGTTGGCCGATGGCGTCACCACCGTCAAGTTCGTGCGCCCGGCGCACGGCCTGGTCGCCCTGTTCGGCGCCGACGTGGTGCCGGTGTCGGCGCTGGGCCTGTCGGCGGGCCGCGACACGCTGGGCCACCGCTTCATGAGCGCAGGCCCCGTCGCGTTCGCCGACGCCGATTCCTACGCCGCCACGCTGGCTGAAAAGGGCCGCGTCGTGGCGTCGTTCGAAGGCCGCCGCGACGAGATCCAGCGCCAGTTGCTGGACCACGCCGGCCGCCTGTCCGCCACCCTGGGCGACGATCCCGAAGTGGCCGCCCTGCTGGACGAAGTCACCGCGCTGGTCGAACACCCCACCGTCTACGTGGGCCAGTTCGAAGAGCAGTTCCTGCAAGTGCCGCAGGAATGCCTGATCCTGACCATGCGGCTGAACCAGAAGTACTTCCCGCTGTTCGACCCGGCCACCGGCCGCCTGACGCACCGCTTCCTGATCGTGAGCAACATGCACACGGACAATCCGGTGAACATCGTCGAAGGCAACCAGCGCGTGGTGCGCCCGCGCCTGGCCGACGCGCAGTTCTTCTTCGAGACCGACCGCAAGACGCCGCTGGCCGCGCGCGTCGAGCAACTGGGCTCCATCGTTTATCACAACAAGCTGGGCACCCAGCTTGAACGCGTCGAGCGCGTGCGCGCGATCGCCCGCGGCGTGGCCGGGCAGCTGGGCGGCGACGTTTCGGCCGCCGACCGCGCCGCCATGCTGGCCAAGGCCGACCTGGGCTCCAACATGGTGGGCGAATTCCCTGAGCTGCAAGGCATCATGGGCGCCTATTACGCGGCCGGCGACGGCGAGCCCGACAGCGTCGTGCAGGCCCTGCGCAATCAGTACCGCAATCGCTATGACGCGCCCGTCACGCAGGACACGCTCACCGCCGCCACGCTGTTCATCGCTGAGCGCGTGGAAACGCTGGTCGGCATCTGGGCCATTGGCCTGGCTCCCACCGGCGAGCGCGACCCCTTCGGCCTGCGCCGCGCGGCGCTGGGCCTGATCAGCGCGTTCGAGCAACTGGCCGCCGGCGGCTGGCTGAAGATCAGCCAGGACGGCCCGCTGTCCTTGAATGGCTTGCTGGAACTGGCCGCCGGCACGTTCCCGGCGGGCAAGATCCCGGCCGACACGGTGCCCGAAGTCCGCACCTTCATCTATGAACGCTATCGCAACCAGCTGATCAACGACTTCGACCGCAATGCGGTGGAAGCAGTGATCGCGCTGACCCCGCCCCTGCACCAGGTGGCCGAGCGCGTGCGCGCGGCCGCGGCCTTTGCGCAGCTGCCCGAAGCCGCCAGCCTGGCCGCCGCCAACAAGCGCATCGGCAATCTGCTGAAGAAGGCCGAAGGCGAGATCGGTGCGGTGAACGACGGCGCGCTGGTGGAACCCGCCGAAAAAGCCCTGGCCGCAGCCGTGTCCACGCTGCGCCCGAAGGCCGAGGCACAGCTCGCCGCGGGCGACTTCGCTGGCAGCCTTTCCACGCTGGCCCAGGCCCGCGAACCCGTGGACGCCTTTTTTGCCGACGTCATGGTCATGGCCGAAGACCCGGCCGTGCGCGCCAACCGGCTGGCTTTGCTGAGCCAGCTGCATGGCCTGATGAACCAGGTGGCAGACATCTCCAGGCTTGCACAGTGA